One segment of Kogia breviceps isolate mKogBre1 chromosome 14, mKogBre1 haplotype 1, whole genome shotgun sequence DNA contains the following:
- the ARFRP1 gene encoding ADP-ribosylation factor-related protein 1 isoform X2, which yields MYTLLSGLYKYMFQKDEYCILILGLDNAGKTTFLEQSKTRFNKNYKGMSLSKITTTVGLNIGTVDFGKARLMFWDLGGQEELQSLWDKEAPQKGLPAGGCLEVAGCPRLSTPFCSRPVLRGVPRRHLRHRFHGRGAAVRVQASIRWSQARRWTVSPSWCWPTSRTLRLVSPSRTSRLCSATAPPRSAGATA from the exons ATGTACACGCTGCTGTCAGGCCTGTACAAGTACATGTTCCAGAAGGATGAGTACTGCATCCTGATCCTGGGTCTGGACAACGCCGGGAAGACG ACTTTCTTGGAGCAGTCAAAGACCCGGTTCAACAAGAACTACAAGGGGATGAGTCTGTCCAAAATCACTACCACTGTGGGCCTAAACA TCGGCACTGTGGACTTTGGAAAGGCCCGCCTCATGTTCTGGGACTTAGGGGGGCAGGAGGAGCTGCAGTCTTTGTGGGACAAG gaaGCACCCCAGAAGGGTCTTCCAGCTGGGGGCTGCCTCGAGGTGGCCGGGTGCCCACGGCTCAGCACCCCGTTCTGCTCCCGCCCAGTACTACGCGGAGTGCCACGGCGTCATCTACGTCATCGATTCCACGGACGAGGAGCGGCTGTCCGAGTCCAAGCGAGCATTCG ATGGTCACAAGCGAGGCGCTGGACGGTGTCCCCATCCTGGTGCTGGCCAACAAGCAGGACATTGAG ACTTGTCTCTCCATCCCGGACATCAAGACTGTGTTCAGCGACTGCGCCTCCAAGATCGGCAGGCGCGACTGCCTGA